In the genome of Pieris rapae chromosome 6, ilPieRapa1.1, whole genome shotgun sequence, one region contains:
- the LOC110991682 gene encoding breast cancer metastasis-suppressor 1-like protein, protein MPSMKVEGDSDGDVDLSGGETERSGGSSRGPDRDSSAEEADEPDSDDSSEMDESECERRRNECLDNLANLEHQFTLLRDQLYNERVKDVEYQLAEVRGGRSPEYLGPLRRLQENMRIRIEVAGILKQMRIDNIKHKFEAEEQAAHQNFKSEKWLVYESLKEEILEKIRKIEEERHTVDLWSCGAEWGRKRRKRQVTVSPPYVVYMLPDADIMEDWRLVRKLIERTD, encoded by the exons ATGCCTTCCATGAAAGTGGAGGGTGACAGTGATGGAGATGTCGATTTGTCCGGGGGCGAGACGGAAAGGTCTGGTGGCTCCTCTAGAGGGCCTGATCGTGACTCCAGCGCTGAGGAAGCTGACGAACCAGATTCAGATGACTCGTCTGAGATGGATGAGAGTGAATGCGAGAGGCGGAGGAATGAATGTCTTGATAACTTAG CAAATCTTGAGCATCAGTTTACATTACTCCGTGACCAGTTATACAATGAGAGAGTCAAAGATGTGGAGTACCAGTTAGCTGAAGTGAGAGGTGGTAGATCACCAGAGTATCTTGGTCCTTTAAGGAGGTTGCAGGAGAATATGAGAATACG gattGAAGTAGCAGGCATCTTGAAGCAGATGCgaatagataatattaaacataagtttGAGGCTGAAGAGCAAGCTGCTCACCAAAATTTTAAG AGTGAAAAATGGTTGGTTTATGAATCGTTAAAAGAAGAGATACtagaaaaaataagaaaaattgaAGAAGAGAGGCATACGGTGGATCTCTGGTCGTGTGGCGCCGAGTGGGGACGCAAAAGAAGAAAGAGACAA GTCACAGTTTCCCCGCCTTACGTTGTCTACATGTTACCTGATGCTGACATCATGGAAGATTGGAGACTAGTCAGGAAATTGATAGAAAGGACTGATTAG